The proteins below come from a single Thermodesulfatator atlanticus DSM 21156 genomic window:
- a CDS encoding PIN domain-containing protein, producing MNFPKNITIIDANIVLRYLLKDHEEFYREAEALFDKVFSGKKKVLLLDAVIAEVVYVLSGLYNVKRHEIAQVLKELLMAKGINAADKDILFDALKMFAEKNLDFVDCLICAYGSRYPVMSFDKKVKKCIDETNRNES from the coding sequence ATGAATTTTCCAAAAAACATAACGATTATTGATGCCAATATCGTACTTAGGTATCTCTTAAAGGACCATGAAGAATTTTATAGAGAAGCTGAAGCTCTGTTTGACAAGGTTTTTTCTGGTAAAAAGAAGGTTCTTTTACTTGATGCTGTTATTGCTGAAGTAGTTTATGTACTATCCGGGCTCTATAACGTCAAAAGGCACGAGATAGCCCAGGTGCTTAAAGAGCTTCTTATGGCAAAAGGCATAAATGCGGCGGATAAAGATATTCTTTTTGATGCCCTGAAAATGTTTGCAGAAAAGAATCTAGACTTTGTAGATTGTCTCATATGTGCTTATGGTAGCAGATATCCAGTGATGTCCTTTGACAAAAAAGTCAAAAAGTGCATAGATGAAACAAACAGGAACGAATCCTGA
- a CDS encoding AbrB/MazE/SpoVT family DNA-binding domain-containing protein: MFIVKITSKGQITIPAGLRKRLGSELLEVDMVGEEIIMRPIKKPGGALKKYALKDKSIDEIMRMEEDVAKNEFSKKHNDY; the protein is encoded by the coding sequence ATGTTTATCGTAAAAATTACCTCTAAAGGTCAGATTACAATTCCGGCGGGATTAAGAAAAAGGCTAGGAAGTGAACTTTTAGAAGTGGATATGGTAGGTGAGGAGATAATAATGCGACCTATCAAAAAACCCGGCGGAGCCTTAAAAAAGTATGCCCTAAAAGATAAGAGCATAGATGAAATAATGAGAATGGAAGAAGACGTTGCAAAAAATGAATTTTCCAAAAAACATAACGATTATTGA